The following proteins are co-located in the Stigmatella aurantiaca genome:
- a CDS encoding sigma-54-dependent transcriptional regulator, with product MQEDLSSLVVALSKAGDFEDAAARTLSSLMRLTEEEIATSRYKNHGKVLRGMVHLRRSGGYLRLAILEQGAATVKSAGGAMEAPSLVSATAWHSVVQHNCPVFIDAILGTLRPYSPQDTERLEELLPGGFGSQESRQSFLSRQASHVCVIPLRTPGSGIGGMISLEADCPPAMGQDFVWRDCVDRLQLVAEIAAPYLTGLPFPPAPQAEVDEFMPVIGTSMANLLPILGVFSQQEESILISGATGAGKSRLARWCHARSNRRPGPFEVLDLISVPEDLQMAELFGWKRGAFTGAVRDSVGSLGRAEGGTLFIDEIDKLSMKAQAGLLRVLEERTYRVLGDGTGDRSADVRFVIGTNVDLREAVRAGRFREDLYYRINVLPLRVPPLDERRDEIPKWAEYMVNRRHREQFPSGQARLSPEAEQRLSNRSWPGNLRQLDNIIRRAYTLAMVEYGASPELLLKEGHISRALEYEEATGEPVVPRGEPLSLTEAMREVATAFIAEARRRGTPLDLGLTEALTGVVLGQAVQELGREEAFRLLGRENLLKNRNHHKVLKRELEKVEALYKELTGSSSPFSGLLPDEEPG from the coding sequence GATACCTGCGCCTGGCCATTCTGGAACAGGGGGCCGCCACGGTGAAATCGGCCGGAGGTGCAATGGAAGCCCCCAGTTTGGTGTCGGCGACCGCGTGGCACTCGGTGGTGCAGCACAACTGCCCGGTCTTCATCGACGCCATCCTGGGCACCTTGCGGCCCTACTCCCCCCAGGACACGGAGCGCTTGGAGGAACTGCTGCCCGGAGGCTTCGGAAGCCAGGAGAGCCGGCAGAGCTTCCTGAGCCGGCAGGCCTCCCACGTGTGCGTCATCCCCCTGCGGACGCCGGGCTCGGGCATCGGCGGGATGATCTCCCTGGAGGCCGACTGCCCACCCGCCATGGGCCAGGACTTCGTCTGGCGGGACTGTGTGGACCGGCTGCAGTTGGTCGCGGAGATCGCCGCGCCCTACCTCACGGGTCTTCCCTTCCCTCCCGCCCCCCAGGCGGAAGTGGACGAGTTCATGCCGGTCATCGGCACGTCCATGGCCAACCTGCTGCCCATCCTCGGCGTCTTCTCCCAGCAGGAGGAGAGCATCCTCATCAGCGGGGCCACCGGCGCGGGCAAGTCCCGGCTGGCCCGCTGGTGCCATGCGCGCTCGAACCGCCGCCCGGGCCCCTTCGAGGTGCTGGACCTCATCTCCGTGCCCGAGGATCTCCAGATGGCGGAGCTCTTCGGGTGGAAGCGCGGGGCCTTCACGGGCGCGGTGCGCGACAGCGTGGGGAGCCTGGGCCGGGCGGAGGGCGGCACGCTCTTCATCGATGAGATCGACAAGCTGTCGATGAAGGCCCAGGCCGGCCTGCTCCGGGTGCTGGAGGAGCGGACCTACCGGGTGCTCGGCGATGGGACGGGAGACCGCTCGGCGGACGTGCGCTTCGTCATCGGCACGAACGTGGATCTCCGCGAGGCGGTGCGCGCGGGGCGCTTCCGCGAGGATCTCTACTACCGCATCAACGTGCTGCCGCTGCGGGTGCCGCCGCTGGACGAGCGCCGGGACGAGATTCCGAAGTGGGCGGAGTACATGGTGAACCGCCGGCACCGCGAGCAGTTCCCCTCGGGGCAGGCGCGGCTGTCTCCGGAGGCCGAGCAGCGGCTGAGCAACCGCTCCTGGCCCGGGAACCTGCGGCAGCTCGACAACATCATCCGCCGGGCCTACACGCTGGCGATGGTGGAGTATGGCGCCTCGCCGGAGCTGTTGCTCAAGGAAGGCCACATCTCCCGGGCCCTCGAATACGAGGAGGCCACGGGCGAGCCGGTGGTCCCCCGCGGGGAGCCCCTGTCCCTGACGGAAGCGATGCGCGAGGTGGCCACGGCCTTCATCGCGGAGGCCCGGCGCCGGGGCACGCCGCTGGATCTGGGGCTGACCGAGGCCCTCACGGGCGTGGTGCTGGGCCAGGCGGTCCAGGAGCTGGGCCGGGAGGAGGCCTTCCGGCTGCTGGGGCGCGAGAACCTCCTGAAGAACCGCAACCACCACAAGGTGCTCAAGCGGGAGCTGGAGAAGGTGGAGGCCCTGTACAAGGAGCTGACGGGAAGCAGCTCGCCGTTCAGCGGGCTGCTGCCCGACGAAGAACCGGGCTGA